TCTTTGGGACCAACATGCAATGGTGTCTATCCTCATCATAAGTTCTCTTCAATGGATTAGGATCCAGCATTAGCAAAACCTGAATTACATTTTTGAAGAGATTTCCCCATTTTTGTTTTGGGAAGGGGGTGTAGGGGGAAAGGTTGGGCTAAGACTCGTGTAAGGGCTGGACCACCAGAGAATACAGGCAGAAGATGACTTGAACTTTTTTGAAAACAAGGATTTCATGTTTTTGAAAATAATTGTCAAAAATAATTGACAATCAATTGCAATGTTTAAGAATATACAGAATATGTTTAAAAAATGGGTCTGACCCTTTAAGAGCTAATCAGATAACGGTCTGTACTGTTAGGTTTCATTTCCCGCTCTGACCGTCAGACATGTCATCTGCTGATCTGAGAGAGGAGCTAAACTGCTCCATCTGCCTAAGCATCTATATTGATCCCGTCACCCTCAGATGTGGCCACAACTTCTGCCAGAAGTGTATTAAAGACGTGCTGGACACCCAGGATGGAGCTGGAGTCTACACCTGCCCAGACTGCCGGGAGGAATTCATGGAACGTCCCATGCTGCGGAAGAACACCACCCTGAGTAACATAGCTCAGAACTTCATGTCTGGTAGGCCAAACCACGTGGTGGGGTGTATCTACTGTACATATTGTGACCTGCCCGCAGCTGCTGTGAAGTCTTGTCTTCAGTGTAAAACCTCCATGTGTGAAAAGCACTTAAAGAAACATAACCATTCAGTGGAGCACATGCTGGTGGAGCCCATCACAAAATGTCCAGTCCACAACAAGTTCTTGGAGTACTACTGCTTTCAGGACTCAGTCCCTACCTGCATTACCTGTTACCAGGTTGGAGAACATAGAGGACATCAAGTGGAGTTGTTGGATGGAGCCTTCAAGAAAAAGAGAGAGACTTTGAGGACCATTTATAGGACTCTTACTTTAAGTAGAAAAGAAACGGAGGAAAGAGTCCAACATCTGaagcagtatcacacagaagGGGCCAAGAAAATATCTGCAGGTGCAGAGAAGGTAATGGCTCTGTTTGGCGACCTCAGGAAACAACTGGATGACCTAGAAAACCAAGTTCTCAAGGAGGTTGCCAAACAGGGGGATAGGCTGTCAGTCTTGGTCTCCAATTTGATCCAGCGGCTGGAAATAAAAATGGATGAGTTGTACAGTAAAATGTGTTACGCTGAGGAGTTGAGTCAAGTGACGGATACAGTAAGAGTCATACAAGAAGAAGAGTCCGAGCAAGGTGACTTCTGTTGTACCAAGGAGAGCAAGAAGGAGGAAGGAGAGAGCTACAATAAAATAGTCTATGATGCAGGTGATCTGGATATCGGTCTGATCTCAGAAATGTTACACACAGGCTTATCTCACATTATGACAAGTGCCAACATATGGTTCTATACCGTGAAACCGGCTGAGCTATTCCTAGATGTGAACACGGCCGGTAAACATGTCCACATTTCATATGACTTCAAAAGGGTATCCTGCTCAAATATTGCCCAGAATCTCCCCAAAACATCTGAGAGGTTCCAGTATAACCAGGTTCTAAGCACCAGAAGCTTCTCCTCAGGTAAACACTACTGGGATGTAGAAACCAGCAACTTTGGGTGGTGGATGATTGGGATGAGTTACCCCAGtatagaaagaacaggagaccgctcATGGATTGGGAATAACCAGaagtcatggagtttgtgctggttTTGTGAATATTCCATGTCACATGACGGCAAAGTGATCCAGCTACCTTCAAGAATGTCCTGTAATAAGATAAGAGTGTACCTGGACTATGAGGCTGGCAAGTTGTTGTTTTATGAGCTTGGTGACCCCATCAGACACTTGTATACCTTCACTGCTACCTTCACCGAGCCCCTCCATGCTGCACTATGGGTAGGCTGGGATGGGTCATCAAAGGACATCTGGGTAAAACTGAAAACCTTGTAAAAAATTTGACTCTTGTGATAATAAAAGGGGCCTCTTATTTTGAAGATCTCCTGTAATCATCATGTAGGTTTTGGTTTATTCATATGGTGCTTCAAAGTCGTATTGGttgtttttaaattaaaattgtTCCTTATCAATATTTATGGGAAATCTACTGGCTCCACCACAGATGGCATCATATTTTGCCATCTACCCATGGCCTACGGGAGAGTTATTACTTTGGAGCCCTATCAGTACTTCAAACCACATTCCGAGATCGCACAACATCCATGACTTGCTCTGGGGTCACATGATGctcttcaaccctttatttttcaaATTAACTTCATTTGGGGGAGGAAAGAGGGGTTTACTGGTATCTCATAGAGGGGGAGAAACGTCTCACTAGTGTCACCTTTTTGGAAGTAGCTCCCTAGGAGTCAAAGTCTGACTTTTTATCAAGCCTTGGAACATGCCgagggaaaatagccaagccaaatatccatctgcaagtaccctgaaacagctgtctgaggatggatatttggcttggctattttcccatCATGTTCCATGGCTTGCTAAACAAAAGGTTAggctttgactcatagggagccacctcCAAAAGTTGGCGCTAGTCAGACATTTCTCTTTCAAATGAACTTTGATGAAGTCTGAGCAATACAGAAACTTCCTCTGTAATCTAGACATTAAATGTCTTCATCTCTTGTACGTTCTCCTTGGTTCTTCTTCATCTCagtattatttatctttgtcataTTAAGACTAATATGATGGTTGCCTCAGTGGAACATATCAAGCATATATGGCTGCCAAATGCCTGATTGCTGCCCTGAAGATGGTCCATGTTGGATCATCTTCCATTTGGTTCCTCCTAGAGACCTCAGTGCAGGGTTGTTCTGCGTTATAATAGAAATATTGCATGGATTCAATATTGATGTCCACAACCAAGTTTATTCCATTCAATCTTGCTCATATTTGGACATTGACGTGGATAGTGATCTGGATCTACACCGTGGATGGCCTCCAAGTCCATCGTGATCTGATGGGTGACTGATTTTTATTGTCCAGTAGATCATTATTTCAGACACCCACAATGTTTCATTCCCACCATTCTTAAAACCTAAAGGCTTGGTACCACACCTGACCTATGGTCGGCTACACCAGGAGCTCTTGTGAATGGGCCAAGGTATAGTGGGGGCATCTGTGACCAGTACAGGCTGTAAAGGGGGCACCTAAGGCTGGTGCACTGACATTTTAATAACAAACTAAAGCAATTCGCAGTGCATATAATGTCCTTTCCAGTAAGTTCTTGTGCTTAGGGGTGCACACAAATCTTATAAGACCCCAGAGCAAAACTTCCCCGCTCCAGCACATTTCTCCGTACATGCGTGTCATATAACAgaagaaattttaattaaaaaaggcACCCTCTGCCTCCTCCACCTTATCCGACTTGATAAAGTCCAACATTGTTGGAAAAAGTAGAATAGGTGCTTCATAAATACTGTGCTCATTCTGAACCAGAACAACTgtcataaatacattgataaacctCCACGTACAGCTCTATGTCTGCTGCTCCATAAAGTGAATTATAGCagtgaagccaccactagggggagctcactgactAACAATTTATACAGTTACTATTGAACGCAATGGAAGCTGTGAAATCTCTAGGAGTGATGAAAAAGAAGTGTTTTCATGTCAGGAACCGAAGAAggagttcagtgctgggccccatagcagtcacgtggtctgcctccatgggAGGTAAACCACTGGTTGTGTTGTGCTATGCATTGCTTATCTCTTTCACTCTTGGGGGGAGGCCTAGTTGGTCGGGGGTTGGTAGATCACTTGGTTGCAACTGAACAAAAATCACTCCCACCCCTGAACAACACACTATAGGGTTAATgatacacagtactaatgcccacctttgtACCCCTTCACTGTAGCTATGCCcaccttgtgaaaaaaaaaaaaaaaaacacaaatacttacctgcttcccggatGATCGGCACATCCAACAACAGGACGCGCCTTCACACACCACAACGCACCAGTGACTGTGCAGGAGGCTGGTTCCTGGGCTTTCACCGCTTCTCCCCCACAGACGGCAACGCGATGTGTGGCTTACGTGGGAGCACCGGAGCCCAGCAGaagggtgaagcagggagccaacGGTCTCCCCCGCCCCCTATCGCTACGCCCCtgggttgtggactggagatttcATGTGGAGAGGTATCAGAAGATTAGCTCAGACATGTATGGAGAGGCCAGGTCAGAGATGTGAGGAAATATCAGGAGATTAGATCACAGGTGAATGGAGaagacaggttgtggactggggTCCTGTCCACATCTTTGGCATAAGCCCATTTATCTGGTGGTGGGAAAAACAGCCTCTTATATAAAATCAATCAGTCACTCGAGCCACATAAGGACGCTGCTCCCCCTACGTCTGAGTCCTCACATCACTTCTGGGGCGCAAAGCCTGAAGTCTGAAGCCTTGGATCATCTCCCTCTTCATGGAAGAACAGGAGCCAGGACACCATCAGTGCCTGATTTAAATCCCCTACCTAGCTCTCTGGACGCCATGACAGAGCGCTGATTGGCTTGGAAGCCCGTCTCTCCAATAGGAATACGCTGCTCCTGATCTCTTGCAGCACCATTGCAAGGCCTGGAACAGTGGCTGCTGGGCAGAGAGACTGACGTCGCCAAATCATGGTTAGGTAAGTTCATGACACAGCCCCAAAATTCAGAACCTTATTTAACCAAACAAGGAGTTCACCATCTGTCTTCACACCCTTGGTCGGGAAGAGAAGTGAATTATCAGTAATCTCACATTGTAAAGTTTCCTTGTCACAGCAACAAATTTCTCAGACTCTACAACCATGCAAACTTCACTAACGTCATCTCAGTGAGGACTACATATAGTAGTATTGTACATACACTTCTTCAGCTTGTTTCCCATTATACTCCAAGACGGTAGCTGCTGATCCTAACCCTAACTGAATTGCTCCCTCTGCCTGAGCATCTATAAAGACCCAGTCACCCTTATGTGTGGACACAACTTCTGCCAGGAGTGTATTGATCCTGTGCTGAATTCTCAGGAGGGAAATGGGGTCTACATCTGCCCCAACTGTAGAGAACATCTACCAGAATGTCCTGCACTGAGGAAGAACTCAACCCTGAGCAACATAGCCCAACGTTTCCAATCTTCAACACCAGCGGAAGCCAATGTCTGTGCCTTCTGTCTTACAGATGAAGTATGTGCTGTTATTTGCTGCCAACACTGCAAAGCTTTTCTTTGTGACCCAATCTAAGATTCCACAACATGTCACCAAAACATGTCTTCTTGAGCCCACATCATTCCCAGAGAACATGCGATGCTCTGTCCGCAAGAAGcccctagagcagggatgcccaacctgtgaccctccggctgttgcaaaactacaactcccaacatgcctggacagcctacagctattagggagttgtagttttgcaacagctggagggccgcaggttgggcatccctgccctaGAGTATTTCTGCTCTGTGGACTCTGCATGTCTGTGTGTGTTATGCAAGCAAGATTGTGAGCTCAGTGGTCATGACTTAGATGATGCGGCCAAGAGTAAAAAGAAGACATTCAGAAGCACCTATGATAAATTGTCTTCTAAGAGGGGAAGGGCTGAGGAGAAGATCCAGAGTCTGAAGTGGCATGACGAAAAGATTAATGCAAAAGCAAATAGGTATCACCATGCATATAGACATGAGGGAACAGTTGAATGTTCTGTTCAACGCCACCCTGAGCGAGGTCTCCAGACAAGCAGAACAAATGTCTCTCACAAGTCTTGGACCTAATTAAACACTTGGAAATTGAGAAGGATGAGCTGTACAGTAAGATGGACCATGTCGGACAGTTGTTTAATGTTTCTGATCCAGTAATGGTCATACAGGAatcaaaaataaattatttttgtaaTGAAGATGAAGAGGAAGATGACGAGTATGATAAAGAGCCGTATGTCATGGGTGATCTGGATGAGAGTCTGATCTCACAGACACTGCATGAGGGTTTATCTAATGTGATGAAAGCTGCACCTGAAATCAAAGATTGGCGGGAATATACAGACCTACTGCTGGACATAGACACGGCAGGTAATTATCTAGATGTATCGGAGGACCTGAAGACCGTCTCCTGGTCAGAAGAAAACTGGAACCGTCCAGACTGGGAGGTGGAGATAACTAAATCAGTAGGTTGGTCGGTCGGGATGTGTTATCCTAGCATAGAGCGGAAGGGGGACCTCTCGGTCATTGGGGCCAATAGTAAGTCCTGGGGTTTATGCAGGGTTATTAATAAGTTCTTCTTGAGGCATGACGGTAAACAGATAGTAGTATCACCACAGAACGGCTCCTGCCGCAGACTGAGGATAGATCTAGATTATGAGGACGGCCAGTTGTCCTTCAGTGAGAGGGATGACTCAGTGAGACACCTCCACACCTTCAAGGCCAACTTCACCGAGCCTCTCCATGCTGCATTTTGGGTGAGTGGAAATAAAGACCAGGAAGATTGTGTGGTGAGAATAAGActactggggtatgaataattctgcaattccctaaattattgCTCCAGGTGGCCCATCCAGGAAACTCTTGGATATAGAGAGAGACTGGTAGGTGCTTATTACGTTGTAAATGTGTTCGCCCCAAGTAAAAGTTGTGCAGAATGGAGGGAAAGGACCTGACAGGTAATGTATAAAGCCAGTCCTCGGGGTAATCCTGCCGGGAAGATGCTGAGAAATGTAGATTATAAGCAGAAACATGTACAATGATAGGGTGGAACTCTAGATTGTCAGCTCTTGTGCaggtctgtgccccctctgtgattGGATAAAGTCTGGATTCTGTACATACTTTAATCAATTTCATTTAAATATCAATAAATCAGACACTTGTCCAAAAACCTATGTCTAGCAGTAATGTAATTATGGTCAGATACAGCAGTGTCAATGATGTTCCTAAACATCTGGGCTGCTGGACACCCTGTTCCtcgcactacagggagtgcagaattattaggcaagttgtatttttgaggattaattttattattgaacaacaaccatgttctcaatgaacccaaaaaactcattaatatcaaagctgaatatttttggaagtagtttttagtttgtttttagttttagctattttagggggatatctgtgtgtgcaggtgactattactgtgcataattattaggcaacttaacaaaaaacaaatatatacccatttcaattatttatttttaccagtgaaaccaatataacatctcaacattcacaaatatacatttctgacattcaaaaacaaaacaaaaacaaatgagtgaccaatatagccacctttctttgcaaggacactcaaaagcctgccatccatggattctgtcagtgttttgatctgttcaccatcaacattgcgtgcagcagcaaccacagcctcccagacactgttcagagaggtgtactgttttccctccttgtaaatctcacatttgatgatggaccacaggttctcaatggggttcagatcaggtgaacaaggaggccatgtcattagattttcttcttttataccctttcttgccagccacgctgtggagtacttggacgcgtgtgatggagcattgtcctgcatgaaaatcatgtttttcttgaaggatgcagacttcttcctgtaccactgcttgaagaaggtgtcttccagaaactggcagtaggactgggagttgagcttgactccatcctcaacccgaaaaggccccacaagctcatctttgatgataccagcccaaaccagtactccacctccaccttgctggcgtctgagtcggactggagctctctgccctttaccaatccagccacgggcccatccatctggcccatcaagactcactctcatttcatcagtccataaaaccatagaaaaatcagtcttgagatatttcttggcccagtcttgacgtttcagcttgtgtgtcttgttcagtggtggtcgtctttcagcctttcttaccttgtccatgtctctgagtattgcacaccttgtgcttttgggcactccagtgatgttgcagctctgaaatatggccaaactggtggcaagtggcatcttggcagctgcacgcttgacttttctcagttcatgggcagttattttgcgccttggtttttccacacgcttcttgcgaccctgttgactattttgaatgaaacgcttgattgttcgatgatcacgcttcagaagctttgcaattttaagagtgctgcatccttctgcaagatatctcactatttttgacttttctgagcctgtcaagtccttcttttgacccattttgccaaaggaaaggaagttgcctaataattatgcacacctaatatagggtgttgatgtcattagaccacaccccttctcattacagagttgcacatcacctaatatgcttaatcggtagtaggctttcgagcctatacagcttggagtaagataacatgcataaagaggatgatgtggtcaaaatactcatttgcctaataattctgcacgcagtgtataactgGACGGTGGTGGCTGCAAGGGAGCTTTTTATCCCACCTTTCAATCCAAAGGCCATTGGGCACAGGGGACGTATATTAGGACAACCATTACTATTATCaaagaggttctccgggaatgaattaaaattaccgctagcaacctgtcctagattgTGAGAAGGAtcggttgcctccacttgcagatctGCCTATGGTGGTTAGGGGTtggggcctcactacacactatgCTGCTTTACAATAGACAATAATAATGCAATCCTGCCTATGAtacgccatcatggctgagcagcctgacaggaacgctcACCAATATGTTGTGTATGCAAGTGCCAGCGTGCAGTGAAGCCTCACCCCCTGACCACCCAAGACATCTCTGCATGGGGTGGCATCCACCCCTGCTCATATTCTAGTACAGGTTGCTAGAGGCCATTTTAAATTATTCCCTTGAGAACACCTTTAACCACTAGTAGAATTCAATGTCTTAACGCCCATAGCCTCCAGTGGGTGCACAGATTCACCTGTTGTTCTCCAACCTGATGCTGGTGAAGGACATTACCGGTGCCCGTTATACCAAAGAAATTCCAAGAGTCATACAACTGAGCTGCTGGGGACTAAGGGCAgctatacacattcaatagctgtcagtGGAACGATCTTTTTGCTGACAACTCTCTTCCCTGACGCCCTCCCAGCCCGGTCGAATATATATTGCCCAATGGGGAGAGGAGAGAAAGCTGTTTTAGACATTTCTGGTGGTGAcatttctcccagaaggacaaACAGATTGGGTGAAAATATTAATTTCTACAGATCCTTCTCACCCCAAATATCACCTGTTGGTGGAGAGCCACCCACACATTAAATTGTCCAGTGAACCCGCCATTCTCAGCAGGTTCGGCCAACAATGCTCTAATGTATATTGGGACAATAAATGTTGTGGGTAGGTAGGAGGTGAGTTGAGTTTTTCCTGTAGCTGTGGGTAGAACCTATGACCTTTGAGCCTGAACCCAGTATAGCTCATCTCTGAGCATACAATGCATACCGTTCCTCTACAATCTacaccagggatgggcaaactcggccctccagctgttttaaaactacaaatcccatcatgccctgctgtaggcagactgggaatggtaagatttgtagttttacaacagctggagagccgagtttgcccatccctgatcTACACGCTTCAATTTCTGGATGTGGATGCCATCTCTCCAACCAACTGCTGTTTTCCCCTGTAGAACAGGTTTGTCCTTCATTTATAATGATGTTTGGAACCATCATTGAATGAGAACATATTACAGATCCCATATGTTGCCCACCAAGTCCAGTGAGAGACTCCCCAGTGTCATCCACTTTGGTGGCATCTATCAACTGCTTTTACCCACCAAAGGAAACCTATGTTCTACTAGACTTGGAGTGGTCCGTTACTATGGTCCCTATGGTTGTAGTTTGGCTCCTCTTCAGCTGTTATTAAGGGAGAAAATAATCTTAAAAGGGCATTCCAGTTAGTACacattatcccctatccactgaATAACTGTTAGATCTGAGGGGATGCAGCCCCTGGGACCCTCTCTGGTCATGAGATCAGGGGTCCTATGCCCAAAGTTTGAATGGTGTTCTCATGATTAGTGGAGGATTCAGCAGTCCTTCTCTGCTGTGGATAAAACAGACCTTGACTGGGGTCTTGTCCAAATCTTTGGCATAAGCCCTTCTATCCGGTGGTGGGAAAAACAGCCCCTTATATAAAATCAGCCACTCAACCCACATGAGGAACGCTGCTTCCCCTTAGTCTATGAGTCCTCACATCACTACTGGGCCACAAACCCTCAAGTCTGAAGCCTTGGATCATCTTGCTGTTCATTGAAGAACAGGAGCCAGGACACCATCAGTGTCTGACTTAAATCCCCTACCTAGCTCTCTGGACGCCATGACAAAGCCCTGATTGGCTTGGCATCCCATCTCTCCAATAGGAATACCAGAGAGAGGTTGCGCTGCTCCTGATCACCATTGCAAGGCCTGGAATGGCTGGGCAGAGAGACTAACATAGCCAAATCATGACACAGCCCCTAAATTTAGGACCTTATTTAAAGTCTAACCgttatgttttcataaaaaaaaatctattttagcatatgttactgctgcagcggcATTATGCATAAGGCAATCTTTCGTTTCTTCACatgccactgttttccttgagtttttcccttagttacggctgtttaaacatttacaatatgaggaccttctcaagatggctcctctgccagttctctgaggccaaaactgcttcccctcacttcccatacacacttgctgtagccagcagctccctgccagccaatcagattggatta
This window of the Bufo bufo chromosome 6, aBufBuf1.1, whole genome shotgun sequence genome carries:
- the LOC121003874 gene encoding E3 ubiquitin/ISG15 ligase TRIM25-like encodes the protein MSSADLREELNCSICLSIYIDPVTLRCGHNFCQKCIKDVLDTQDGAGVYTCPDCREEFMERPMLRKNTTLSNIAQNFMSGRPNHVVGCIYCTYCDLPAAAVKSCLQCKTSMCEKHLKKHNHSVEHMLVEPITKCPVHNKFLEYYCFQDSVPTCITCYQVGEHRGHQVELLDGAFKKKRETLRTIYRTLTLSRKETEERVQHLKQYHTEGAKKISAGAEKVMALFGDLRKQLDDLENQVLKEVAKQGDRLSVLVSNLIQRLEIKMDELYSKMCYAEELSQVTDTVRVIQEEESEQGDFCCTKESKKEEGESYNKIVYDAGDLDIGLISEMLHTGLSHIMTSANIWFYTVKPAELFLDVNTAGKHVHISYDFKRVSCSNIAQNLPKTSERFQYNQVLSTRSFSSGKHYWDVETSNFGWWMIGMSYPSIERTGDRSWIGNNQKSWSLCWFCEYSMSHDGKVIQLPSRMSCNKIRVYLDYEAGKLLFYELGDPIRHLYTFTATFTEPLHAALWVGWDGSSKDIWVKLKTL